The Salarias fasciatus chromosome 12, fSalaFa1.1, whole genome shotgun sequence DNA segment TCATCGATCCCATCTTGCTGGAGGAGCCTACTGCCATGTCCTTCATGTACTCAGATCTTTATGAAGATGCCATGGGCGAAAGGAAGAGAAGCGACGAAGAGCACTCCGGGGCAGAAAGCGTCGTGACTGTGAGGTCTTATACAAGACGCTCTTCAGACGAGGCGCCTGATGGCTACCTGGAGAAGTTCACATTAAAAGATGAAACCCCCACAGTGGATATTCAgtcagagccagaggaggagaggacggatTGCAGGATGATGTGGTCACAGAGCAAGTTTGAAATGACGGGATGTCTGATACGAGTGGAAACACAGGAcgagaaagaaaagacagaggagCCGAAGACACAAGAGGGCAGTGCTGGAGGCAAgggtgaagagaaaaaagaaacatttggagaaacagaaaaagaaatcatccaAGTCCCTGAAGTTGTTGAAGAACAAGCAGCAACGGAAGCCTCAGAAGATATTAGTGAGGAGTGTAAACCGACGGAGAAAAAAACAGGGGATCAACATGTGAAAGAGGAGGGAAAGACAGATCAGACAGATTCTCCAGAAGACAGAACTGAACAACCCGAGGTTCACCTGGAAGAAGGTACCGCAGAGGATAGAAAGGAGATGGAGGGCCAtcaagaagagagaaaagaaaaagatgcagAAACAGAAGCTGCAACTGAAGAACTGCAAACCTCTGCAATTGTTGAAGAGCGGGCTGTAAAGGAAGAGTCTGAAGATAAAACTGAGGAGTGTAAACCCACGGAGGAAAGAATGGAGTCACAACAAGTGACAGCTGAGGTGAAGACCGAGCAGCCCGAGCCGTCTGAGtacagcacagaaaaacctgaagtTCACCAGGAAGAATGTATAGACGATGGAAAAGCGAGAGAGGACCatcaagaagagaaaaaagaaacagatgcAGAAACGGAAAATGCAACTGACATGTTGCATGTGTCTACAGTTACTGAAAAGCAGGCTGTGAAGGAAGCCTCAGAAGATACAGCTGTAGAGTGCAgacagatggaggaaaaaaagatggaggatCAACAAGTGACAGTGGAGACAGATCAGAGCGAGCCTCCTGGCGACAGCACAGAAAAACCCGAGGTTCACCAGGAGGAAAGTATAACAGAGGAtagaaaagagagggaggacCATCAAGAAGAGAAGGAAATAATATGTGAGGAAAGCAATGCTGGGCAGCATTGTAAGAGTGAGAACAAAGCCCAAATGCTCATAGAGGTTCCGGACCAGGCAGCTGTAGCCCCGGTAAGCACCGAGTTTCCTCCTGTCGTCACAAAGTCTGGAACTGAAGCAGTACTCACTGAGAGGATTTCAACCGAGGAGGCATCTCCTGATGCCAAGATGGTGGCTGTTGATGGGCAACTAGAAACCGACATCAAAGAAGACATCTTATCCGAGGTGAAGGAACCTGAGAGTGACGAGCAGGAAGCGCTCTCCTCGGCTGAACCCCCCGTCGCTGACGTCGATTCCTCACCTGAAACATCCTCGACCTGCAAGGGCGAAAAAGCTGTGGAAGTCGTTCCCGAAGCCGTCGCCCCGGTCGAGGTTATCACTGACTCTGACAGTGCAGTGCACACAGTGGTGGAGGTTACTGAAAAGGCAATGAATGAAACAGAGACCCAAACTCAGGTCCAGATAGACCTTCAGGAGGTGATGAGTGCAGAGAAAACAGATGCTCAGAAAGAACTTCCTGAAAGAGAACAAGTGCATGAATCTCTGACAGAAGAAACGGCTGCTGAGAAGTTAATAAGCGAGGATGTGAGTACTCTGCAGGATGTGGAGGTCAAAGCTGAGATCTCCAGTGAGATAACCACGCCAGAAGTAGTCACGACACAGTCAGAGAAGAAACAGCAAGAGATTGTTGaaactgagcagcagcaccGGGAAATGACCGAGGAAGGATCAGACCAAACAATACTGATGACAGGAGACAAATCAGAACAGTTAGCAGAGGATACCGGATCCTATGTTCAGGACATTGTGAATGTTGGCGATGAGTTAATTGTCTTCGTTCCCAAGGGACAAGCTGTAGAGATGGACGTGGAGATCAGTCAGTGGACAGAGAAGGCAGCAGAGGATACTCCTACAGAAGCTGAGAGCACGCCAGAACGTCAGGCTCCCACTGAGGAAACAAAGACTGAGCCTCAAGAGGAAACAGAACCAGAAATATCTGTGATGGAAGATCTGCCCCGAAATGATTTAGACAGTGTGTGCCAACAACAAGAACCTGTGGAGGAGCCCATGGCAGAGCAGGAAGAACTGGGGCCGGACTGTAGCGAAGACACAGTTGTCATGTCTCCCATGAGGAGCTTCACTCCTCTGGAGGATTTGTCCGAGCTTCACGCAGAAGATATACAGTCAGAGCATGCAGAGGCCGAACAAAAGTCAGAAAGGCACAAGACTGAGGACGAGCCAGAAACTGTCATTACCTGTGAGGACATAGCTCCAGACGTTGATCTTCACAGAGAGGATGCAGAGGAAAAgacggagcaggaggaagtTGTTGCAGAGGCTCCAGACGTTACCGTCGATGAGCTGGAATATGAGGTGATAACTGAACAGGACGCAAAAGAGATGCATGAAGCCGAAGCACAGAGAGATGCGGGAGAGCCAAAACCCGAGACTGTTCCGaagcaagaggaggaggtggatgtAGAGAAAGAGGAGGCGATAGATGCTTTCTCAGAAGAAGAGCTCATTGAGGCCGACTATGAAATTATtgatgcagaggaggagaatcaGGCCAGGCTGGCGGCCGAGCTGCAGGGGATGGACTGGTTCTGCGTCACCTGTGGGTGTCTGCTCTCCGAGGAAGACTACAGGTCTGCAGAACATCAGCAGCACAAGGTGAACTCTGTGGACCGAGCCTATGAGGAAATTAAGGTAATGTGGAGGTGCATGTGTTATCAAGGAGGGTTACACTGTGCTGACTTTTCAATGATATTCAGATTTATCACAGTGATGGGTGTTTATATTCAGAAAACTGGCATTTTGTTCAACAAAAATCTGACTATTTGCAGAGCAAGGCATAATTATTTAtatgattgattttatttgtttcattcttttaaaagagagaaatgaaaaggaacagaaagaagtgagacttataaTGTATATATATGAAGGTCACGTTGCTATTCACTcacctatttatttattcagcatATTATTGAATATTCATGTGCTGATGCAACGCAGCACTCCCTTCTCGTGGCCAGTCCAACAGCTTTTCATCACACacctcagcagctgcatgacaACATCAACTGGCATCAGTTTGGGTCATCATATCATAAATTGGACACAGACTTGTCAGATGTGAGTTTTCCGAGGCTCTCGTGCCATCTGGTTGCAGGTTCCACgctgctgtcaggctgcaggaaAGACACATTGAGTTGTTGTGATGCAATGCTCCACTTTGATCGGTGGAAAGGTCCAGTGTGAAATCATCAAGCAGGGACTGAAACCTGATCTGctcacatgaaaacagttttctccTCTGGGTTAACTCACGGTCAGCCTCAGGCTTTATCCAAAtacatcatttattttttaaagcacCATTTAGCAGTGTCAAAACACATCAAGTCATTTGTCTGCAAGTgtgccaaaaaacaaaacaaaaccaaaaattgAAAATGGTTTCAACCAGATAATTCGTTCGCAAACTTTCCTGACAGCGTGCAACAAGACAAAGACTTCGCCAATAAATTGCTTGCATGAAAATCTGATTTGAGAAGCAATCAATGTCAAATGGTTGGCATCGAATTCAACAGAAAGCTGGACTGAAGTGAGAATGATCACATGCAATATCCAAATAATAACTGAGGCAGAACTGGTCTGAGTGTGCCGTTGCCATATTTATGAAAGACACTGACAGCTGACtgtaaataagacaacaatCAAATCAGCATTTCATGTTCAGCTTCAGTCGATGTCAAATCAGATTCTCAACAGAAGG contains these protein-coding regions:
- the cmya5 gene encoding cardiomyopathy-associated protein 5, which encodes MEECESLDSEMRELQEIHSEASDITSQDDEDEVEELQNSLREVVQDPSVKPRLQCLMVDPSFSMVTVQSEDSGIVWETASSRCSTPWASETSSTSEGYGMEGPGAAGKITIVFDEEKIVRRRTRSGGRSSRLGDRLSRPGSSRSASVLGIERPEMAEVSLPNIKQELNKTEPDLEEIKNKDQQLFSLISEGYEILNIRVPSKLPTVDEEENTELQDNLSYLDQTPQIKSRNHFDWTQQQADVLTEERDDRNEPSKQEEETQSALTPTPKDSTGDIDYFEKFTLLDEAVPAEQAPEQQEEAEKPAGKPTEEEQKPVKEAATDSPSASEESFVFVTDVEIVGEHLDEVFYGEGPPADVLHQHAAEDEARRTRRESQRSTKESGSVLFGSEQTILTPIFISPGPPKIIDPILLEEPTAMSFMYSDLYEDAMGERKRSDEEHSGAESVVTVRSYTRRSSDEAPDGYLEKFTLKDETPTVDIQSEPEEERTDCRMMWSQSKFEMTGCLIRVETQDEKEKTEEPKTQEGSAGGKGEEKKETFGETEKEIIQVPEVVEEQAATEASEDISEECKPTEKKTGDQHVKEEGKTDQTDSPEDRTEQPEVHLEEGTAEDRKEMEGHQEERKEKDAETEAATEELQTSAIVEERAVKEESEDKTEECKPTEERMESQQVTAEVKTEQPEPSEYSTEKPEVHQEECIDDGKAREDHQEEKKETDAETENATDMLHVSTVTEKQAVKEASEDTAVECRQMEEKKMEDQQVTVETDQSEPPGDSTEKPEVHQEESITEDRKEREDHQEEKEIICEESNAGQHCKSENKAQMLIEVPDQAAVAPVSTEFPPVVTKSGTEAVLTERISTEEASPDAKMVAVDGQLETDIKEDILSEVKEPESDEQEALSSAEPPVADVDSSPETSSTCKGEKAVEVVPEAVAPVEVITDSDSAVHTVVEVTEKAMNETETQTQVQIDLQEVMSAEKTDAQKELPEREQVHESLTEETAAEKLISEDVSTLQDVEVKAEISSEITTPEVVTTQSEKKQQEIVETEQQHREMTEEGSDQTILMTGDKSEQLAEDTGSYVQDIVNVGDELIVFVPKGQAVEMDVEISQWTEKAAEDTPTEAESTPERQAPTEETKTEPQEETEPEISVMEDLPRNDLDSVCQQQEPVEEPMAEQEELGPDCSEDTVVMSPMRSFTPLEDLSELHAEDIQSEHAEAEQKSERHKTEDEPETVITCEDIAPDVDLHREDAEEKTEQEEVVAEAPDVTVDELEYEVITEQDAKEMHEAEAQRDAGEPKPETVPKQEEEVDVEKEEAIDAFSEEELIEADYEIIDAEEENQARLAAELQGMDWFCVTCGCLLSEEDYRSAEHQQHKVNSVDRAYEEIKETLSGWISELQGRTENIEDLVSELELAYNSVEDQCVESEAAMQAQNEEMMALVMEQYNNMSISMEEEKKAKLEQLYDQIVSFQESIDSAKTTLETTSREAETDARSPEDIQERLKAALDSALSLELGPKGLLVFEDYAKANTSSSNLTQRKGIPVPQRPTLQPQEPGSATSTSVTVYWKVNPGDIIDCFQVYCMEDPHGAISEEYRVTVKESYCVLEELDPDKMYKVWVMAVNYTGCSLPSDRLVFKTAPSVPAIDTERCTVLWDSATLRWSSPNQTAGQTYTLEYCRQYELEGEGLRSISEIKVCEQKVLLQPNENYLFYIKAVNEAGVSEQSEAALISTKGTRFHLLKASAHPALELSEDQTAVVYSQDARKAAAAASDKLCPSVLGDLLPARGLYYWETTVSGCAAYRLGVSYSAASRSSSLGENGLSWCLQCIPSPSGCRYQLLHSDIQSSVFVTETPERVGTLLDYQLGRLSFYNAQSGQLLGAFAQSFTQPCHPALGLELPGSLGVSMVLEVPEFTRDS